The proteins below are encoded in one region of Phaseolus vulgaris cultivar G19833 chromosome 1, P. vulgaris v2.0, whole genome shotgun sequence:
- the LOC137815988 gene encoding uncharacterized protein produces MSRAFSLARMYEAANLVFNSNKNQRGVLGPAPASPMGFQPNSHTKPKFQRNLTPTYMSERRAKGLCYFCDEPYSMEHSLVHKKLQIHVMEMDNDDINVKDTINEEREPTQSAEPQISVNALTGVTRLRTMRITGYYQKKTMHILIDSGSTHNFLDVQVAKNYGCTIEQMQPLNVVVADGSKISISSMVKNFKWTIQHTNCRADMLLLSLGCCDLVLGIEWLIQLGNIIWNFDKLTMEFKV; encoded by the coding sequence ATGAGTCGGGCTTTTTCCCTTGCAAGGATGTATGAGGCTGCTAATCTTGTCTTTAATTCTAACAAGAATCAAAGAGGAGTATTGGGTCCTGCACCGGCATCTCCAATGGGGTTTCAACCAAATTCACATACCAAACCCAAATTTCAGAGAAACCTTACACCGACATACATGTCAGAGAGGAGAGCGAAAGGACTATGCTATTTTTGTGATGAACCTTATTCTATGGAGCATAGTTTGGTTCATAAGAAATTGCAGATTCATGTGATGGAGATGGACAACGATGACATTAACGTTAAGGATACTATCAATGAGGAGAGGGAGCCAACACAGTCGGCTGAACCACAGATCTCTGTTAATGCATTAACGGGGGTAACAAGGCTTCGAACCATGAGGATTACGGGATATTATCAGAAAAAAACAATGCACATTTTGATTGACAGTGGCAGTACTCACAATTTCTTGGATGTTCAAGTTGCTAAAAACTATGGGTGTACAATTGAACAAATGCAACCTTTGAATGTTGTGGTGGCGGATGGATCTAAAATATCAATTTCTTCTATGGTCAAGAATTTCAAGTGGACTATTCAACATACAAATTGTAGAGCAGATATGTTGTTACTTTCATTGGGGTGTTGCGACTTGGTCTTGGGCATAGAATGGCTAATACAACTAGGCAATATCATCTGGAACTTTGATAAACTTACTATGGAGTTTAAAGTCTAA
- the LOC137815987 gene encoding uncharacterized protein, with translation MLYYGEDKDKEVCKKCNESRWKRRKKNKTIDGTMKKQKKVPAKVLRYFPLKPRLQRMFMSSKIAEHMQWHASGSTNDGILRHLRDSEAWKNFDSYSNEVFNMHAAILWTISDFPGLGTLSGWNTHTRLACPRCNFDTTPKKIQGKFCFMDHRRWLNARHKFRLARIHFDGSVENRNCPLTISGKNVLRQVENVNIIFGKEPKVEELGKRQHRDHQAIDGPLQWRKKSIFFELPYWVKKSKDNLKARKDLKDWGVRLDLWPDENNKYLPAIYTLTKENKHTFLTTLKNITVPDGYSSTISRCVDVKQCKLGGLKSHDSHVLMEQLLPLAMRKTLPKEVCYVLIDLCSFFRNLCSKVLKVDELNQLQNRVVLTLCHMEILFPPAFFTIMVHLIVHLVEDAKLGGPAQYRWMYPIERYLGKLKSYVRNKAQPEGSIAESYMAEESLTFCSRYLNEIEIVFNRIRRVNDEPDTIYHLVQALCFHLLENQLGLLLTSLYQQRKSYKHIVIY, from the exons ATGTTGTACTATGGAGAAGACAAAGACAAAGAAGTTTGTAAGAAATGTAATGAATCTAgatggaaaagaagaaagaagaacaagactaTTGATGGTACTATGAAAAAGCAAAAGAAAGTTCCTGCTAAAGTTTTAAGATATTTTCCATTGAAGCCACGCTTACAACGAATGTTTATGTCTTCTAAAATAGCTGAGCATATGCAATGGCATGCTTCAGGAAGTACAAATGACGGCATACTAAGGCATCTGAGGGATTCGGAAGCATGGAAGAACTTTGATTCATATAGCAATGAAGTGTTTAATATGCATGCAGCTATATTGTGGACCATTAGTGATTTTCCTGGTCTTGGAACTTTATCTGGGTGGAATACACATACTAGGTTGGCTTGCCCTAGGTGTAATTTTGACACTACTCCTAAGAAGATTCAGGGTAAATTTTGTTTCATGGATCATCGACGTTGGTTAAATGCAAGACACAAATTTAGATTAGCCCGCATTCATTTTGATGGAAGTGTGGAAAATAGAAATTGTCCTTTGACAATATCAGGAAAAAATGTCTTAAGACAAGTTGAGAATGTCAATATCATATTTGGGAAAGAACCAAAAGTTGAGGAACTGGGGAAAAGACAACACAGAGATCACCAAGCTATTGATGGCCCTCTACAATGgcgaaaaaaaagtatattttttgaacTTCCTTATTGG gtaaaaaaatcaaaagataaCCTAAAGGCACGAAAGGACTTAAAAGATTGGGGTGTTAGACTTGATCTTTGGCctgatgaaaataataaatatcttcCTGCTATATATACATTGACAAAAGAAAATAAGCATACATTTCTGACAACACTAAAGAACATCACTGTTCCAGATGGCTACTCAAGTACCATTAGTAGATGTGTTGATGTCAAACAATGTAAGCTTGGAGGATTGAAAAGTCATGATTCACATGTTTTGATGGAGCAACTTCTACCTTTAGCAATGAGAAAGACACTCCCTAAGGAAGTGTGCTATGTTTTGATTGATTTGTGTTCATTTTTTAGAAACTTATGCAGTAAAGTTTTAAAAGTGGATGAACTTAACCAACTGCAAAATAGAGTTGTTCTCACATTATGTCACATGGAGATATTATTTCCTCCTGCATTTTTTACAATCATGGTTCATTTGATTGTGCATTTGGTGGAAGATGCCAAGCTTGGAGGACCTGCTCAGTATAGATGGATGTATCCCATTGAGAGATATTTAGGAAAATTGAAATCTTATGTGCGTAACAAGGCACAACCAGAAGGCTCAATAGCTGAAAGCTACATGGCTGAAGAGTCTTTAACCTTTTGTTCaagatatttaaatgaaattgAGATTGTATTTAATCGAATAAGGCGTGTTAATGATGAACCAGACACTATATATCATCTAGTGCAAGCACTTTGTTTCCACCTGTTGGAAAACCAATTGGGTCTTTTACTTACTTCTCTTTATCAGCAAAGGAAAAGTTACAAGCACATCGTCATATATTGA